In Onychostoma macrolepis isolate SWU-2019 chromosome 06, ASM1243209v1, whole genome shotgun sequence, one DNA window encodes the following:
- the LOC131542354 gene encoding uncharacterized protein LOC131542354 isoform X2, whose amino-acid sequence MRTVRGSSLWLSVEKDAAEMRDALLTPVRRFPWATNVTLYGCLFAAGDFVHQRFSRKERVDWTHTRNVAVVAFGFHGNFNFFWMRFLERRFPGNALRAVLRKLLLDQTLAAPLAISAFYTGELRCELHGGQRGDAAGLEGEVPQHVQDGPDVLAGHAVPELRSGSSADPHRLHRLLRLHLGHVPLLLAAERRRHHHGGSGLGSGRRAQTTGTDLGNGQS is encoded by the exons ATGCGAACTGTTCGCGGCTCGTCGTTGTGGCTGTCGGTCGAGAAGGACGCCGCTGAGATGCGCGACGCGCTGCTGACGCCCGTCAGACGCTTCCCGTGGGCGACCAACGTGACGCTGTACGGCTGCCTGTTCGCGGCCGGAGATTTCGTCCACCAGCGCTTCTCGCGTAAAGAACGAGTGGACTGGACTCACACGAGAAATGTGGCCGTAGTCGCGTTCGGTTTTCACGGAAACTTCAATTTCTTTTGGATGCGCTTTCTGGAGCGACGCTTCCCCGGTAACGCGCTGCGGGCGGTGCTGCGGAAGCTGCTGCTGGACCAGACGCTCGCCGCGCCGCTCGCCATCAGCGCCTTCTACACAGGTGAGCTCAG GTGTGAGCTTCATGGAGGGCAGAGAGGAGATGCTGCAGGACTGGAGGGAGAAGTTCCTCAACACGTACAAG ACGGGCCTGATGTACTGGCCGGTCATGCAG TTCCTGAACTTCGCTCTGGTTCCTCCGCTGATCCGCACCGCCTTCACCGGCTGCTGCGGCTTCATCTGGGCCACGTTCCTCTGCTTCTCGCAGCAGAGCGGAGACGGCACCATCACGGCGGCTCTGGACTGGGTTCGGGGCGTCGAGCACAAACCACAGGAACGGACCTCGGGAACGGACAGAGCTGA
- the LOC131542354 gene encoding mpv17-like protein isoform X1 translates to MRTVRGSSLWLSVEKDAAEMRDALLTPVRRFPWATNVTLYGCLFAAGDFVHQRFSRKERVDWTHTRNVAVVAFGFHGNFNFFWMRFLERRFPGNALRAVLRKLLLDQTLAAPLAISAFYTGVSFMEGREEMLQDWREKFLNTYKTGLMYWPVMQVNRSLSHTLLQQTVTAWISHVHALHDTQFLNFALVPPLIRTAFTGCCGFIWATFLCFSQQSGDGTITAALDWVRGVEHKPQERTSGTDRAE, encoded by the exons ATGCGAACTGTTCGCGGCTCGTCGTTGTGGCTGTCGGTCGAGAAGGACGCCGCTGAGATGCGCGACGCGCTGCTGACGCCCGTCAGACGCTTCCCGTGGGCGACCAACGTGACGCTGTACGGCTGCCTGTTCGCGGCCGGAGATTTCGTCCACCAGCGCTTCTCGCGTAAAGAACGAGTGGACTGGACTCACACGAGAAATGTGGCCGTAGTCGCGTTCGGTTTTCACGGAAACTTCAATTTCTTTTGGATGCGCTTTCTGGAGCGACGCTTCCCCGGTAACGCGCTGCGGGCGGTGCTGCGGAAGCTGCTGCTGGACCAGACGCTCGCCGCGCCGCTCGCCATCAGCGCCTTCTACACAG GTGTGAGCTTCATGGAGGGCAGAGAGGAGATGCTGCAGGACTGGAGGGAGAAGTTCCTCAACACGTACAAG ACGGGCCTGATGTACTGGCCGGTCATGCAGGTAAATCGGTCACTTTCACACACACTTCTGCAGCAGACGGTCACGGCCTGGATCTCACACGTTCATGCTCTTCATGACACACAGTTCCTGAACTTCGCTCTGGTTCCTCCGCTGATCCGCACCGCCTTCACCGGCTGCTGCGGCTTCATCTGGGCCACGTTCCTCTGCTTCTCGCAGCAGAGCGGAGACGGCACCATCACGGCGGCTCTGGACTGGGTTCGGGGCGTCGAGCACAAACCACAGGAACGGACCTCGGGAACGGACAGAGCTGAATGA
- the LOC131542354 gene encoding mpv17-like protein isoform X3: MRTVRGSSLWLSVEKDAAEMRDALLTPVRRFPWATNVTLYGCLFAAGDFVHQRFSRKERVDWTHTRNVAVVAFGFHGNFNFFWMRFLERRFPGNALRAVLRKLLLDQTLAAPLAISAFYTGVSFMEGREEMLQDWREKFLNTYKTGLMYWPVMQFLNFALVPPLIRTAFTGCCGFIWATFLCFSQQSGDGTITAALDWVRGVEHKPQERTSGTDRAE, from the exons ATGCGAACTGTTCGCGGCTCGTCGTTGTGGCTGTCGGTCGAGAAGGACGCCGCTGAGATGCGCGACGCGCTGCTGACGCCCGTCAGACGCTTCCCGTGGGCGACCAACGTGACGCTGTACGGCTGCCTGTTCGCGGCCGGAGATTTCGTCCACCAGCGCTTCTCGCGTAAAGAACGAGTGGACTGGACTCACACGAGAAATGTGGCCGTAGTCGCGTTCGGTTTTCACGGAAACTTCAATTTCTTTTGGATGCGCTTTCTGGAGCGACGCTTCCCCGGTAACGCGCTGCGGGCGGTGCTGCGGAAGCTGCTGCTGGACCAGACGCTCGCCGCGCCGCTCGCCATCAGCGCCTTCTACACAG GTGTGAGCTTCATGGAGGGCAGAGAGGAGATGCTGCAGGACTGGAGGGAGAAGTTCCTCAACACGTACAAG ACGGGCCTGATGTACTGGCCGGTCATGCAG TTCCTGAACTTCGCTCTGGTTCCTCCGCTGATCCGCACCGCCTTCACCGGCTGCTGCGGCTTCATCTGGGCCACGTTCCTCTGCTTCTCGCAGCAGAGCGGAGACGGCACCATCACGGCGGCTCTGGACTGGGTTCGGGGCGTCGAGCACAAACCACAGGAACGGACCTCGGGAACGGACAGAGCTGAATGA
- the bmerb1 gene encoding bMERB domain-containing protein 1 isoform X2, producing MDVSMAESSMSADEMEAEMARIQRLREVLVRRESELRFMMDDIQLCKDIMKLKQELRKIVAVPDAEKTKKHRQREEKLMQEIHQLVQKRDFLVDDAEVERLREQEEDKEMAEFLRQKLSVIQRAPKPRTAEPPANKPSISKSSAALIKDCCGATQCIIM from the exons ATGGACGTGTCCATGGCTGAAAGCTCCATGTCTGCAGACGAGATGGAGGCGGAAATGGCTCGGATTCAGCGCCTGCGGGAGGTGCTGGTGAGACGCGAGTCTGAGCTGCGCTTCAT GATGGACGATATTCAGCTCTGCAAAGACATTATGAAGCTAAAGCAGGAGCTGAGGAAGATAGTGGCAGTGCCAg ACGCAGAGAAGACTAAGAAACATCGTCAGAGAGAAGAGAAATTAATGCAGGAGATTCATCAGCTGGTGCAGAAGAGAGATTTCCTGGTGGATGATGCCGAGGTCGAGCGTCTGAG GGAGCAGGAGGAAGATAAAGAGATGGCCGAGTTCCTCCGACAGAAGCTTAGCGTCATACAGA GAGCTCCGAAGCCCAGAACGGCCGAACCTCCAGCCAACAAACCCTCCATCAGCAAGAGCAGTGCGGCCCTCATTAAGGACTGCTGCGGAGCCACTCAGTGCATCATCATGTGA
- the bmerb1 gene encoding bMERB domain-containing protein 1 isoform X1, with amino-acid sequence MELKKAISESEATMKTYGALQETNRSRDKGQMDVSMAESSMSADEMEAEMARIQRLREVLVRRESELRFMMDDIQLCKDIMKLKQELRKIVAVPDAEKTKKHRQREEKLMQEIHQLVQKRDFLVDDAEVERLREQEEDKEMAEFLRQKLSVIQRAPKPRTAEPPANKPSISKSSAALIKDCCGATQCIIM; translated from the exons ATGGAGTTAAAGAAAGCCATTTCAGAAAGCGAAGCGACGATGAAAACATACGGCGCGCTGCAAGAGACAAACCGGAGCAGAGACAAAG GCCAGATGGACGTGTCCATGGCTGAAAGCTCCATGTCTGCAGACGAGATGGAGGCGGAAATGGCTCGGATTCAGCGCCTGCGGGAGGTGCTGGTGAGACGCGAGTCTGAGCTGCGCTTCAT GATGGACGATATTCAGCTCTGCAAAGACATTATGAAGCTAAAGCAGGAGCTGAGGAAGATAGTGGCAGTGCCAg ACGCAGAGAAGACTAAGAAACATCGTCAGAGAGAAGAGAAATTAATGCAGGAGATTCATCAGCTGGTGCAGAAGAGAGATTTCCTGGTGGATGATGCCGAGGTCGAGCGTCTGAG GGAGCAGGAGGAAGATAAAGAGATGGCCGAGTTCCTCCGACAGAAGCTTAGCGTCATACAGA GAGCTCCGAAGCCCAGAACGGCCGAACCTCCAGCCAACAAACCCTCCATCAGCAAGAGCAGTGCGGCCCTCATTAAGGACTGCTGCGGAGCCACTCAGTGCATCATCATGTGA